agtacactgaaagtacgggttacagtaaactatctaccgaacagttacatcagcttgacacggaatgcgcggccgtacacatttccgaggtaggtttttggtggaagcaaaccgtctttgtgttcatagcacctcgttgtttttattacaattacacccaattacacttgacaggatgggtatcacttattggactgtttgttgcgattttggtatattgcacattctgattatcccgctattttggaactataCATTGCATgaaaaagactcattaatgacgtagagttaattttacaaaacaattgttttgtaaaccgtttcaaacaaagacaaaaacaaacacattttcaacatttatttcattataatacaactatcgatagcaataagcgaccactatcttgaagaccaccatggtgtggatgcctgataaaatcaataattagccaataaatcgctgataaggtgtcatatatatatatatatataaacatggtgTGTTGACGCGGATTAGTCTTTTAGAACCTAAAAATATCGGGTTTCGTGCTATattataacatttgttttattacagCGTTTGGGAAATGCATGTATTTTCTAGGTTGTCTTTCACTTGCTACTTTATATTGGTAAAGGCGTTTAATCGACATAATGTTTCATACCTTACTATGGCTATTTACAAGAGTCCGATAACTTGATTAGTATATGGGTTTGAATAACACGGAATACAAAGTTTGCCAATATTACGTTACAACTGCACGTTTGATTAACGTTTACTCCGATGGAGGTCTTCAGAAATATCGAAACCTATTCTGCTCAATGTAAACTTGTGTTTAgagttttaattaaataaagcGACGGTTATTTAGACTTAATTTAAAACTAATGCTGTGAGCAGGTATCACGTGTTCCAAAAATCTAACCACATTATTTGGTTTGTCATAACGTTTGTAAATTGTTTAACAAACTAAAGTTATACTTAAAAAGCGACACACAACTGTGTATTACACTATAAACACAAGAAAGATTAAGTCAACCGTTGATATCTTCTACCTCATCTCACAATACTCTGTAAAAGAAGGAATATTTAGTATGATGGAACAAATGCATTCAAcgtaaaatacaagttaaattgtaaatgtaaagaaTTAGTGATTTGGAGAAAagtattataatttatgttttggAACTCATTTGTTCACATTTTGCAGATACAATTAGGTCTTCCATCCATTCTAAGTATTTACAATTTTCAAAAGGCTATTTGTTCTTAACGTTAGATTTGGTAAGCAAAACGAAAAACGTATAAAATGATATGGTCCGTTTCTTAACCTTACTAAGTAAACGTTCGaatgtttaccttttttaaattcCAAATTTAGTGCACTAAATGTATTTCATGTCTCCGTTCGATACTGATACCAAATCAGTGCATGTGTATAGACCTGTACTACATTCGAGAAATGTGTAGTGTATAtctagggaggcggaaaactacaacgggcgaggcatggtcaggggtgataaccgcaaaaaagggttagggtaagggttagggttaggggtcgggttagggttagggttgggttaaggctaacccaaaccctaacccgacccctaacactaacccaaaccctaaccctctaaccccccccttgcgtaataccataccatgcctcgcccgtccCGTATATCTATCTATCTTACTAGGTGACATGCCGTCTTCTTCATATGCGTGCAAGTGAAAGAGAGTTAGGATTTTTTTTCCTAAACGCTTGTATGTATTGACATAAGTATTTGTGAGTGAGTCTACATACATGACTTACAGACTAACTTGAAGTCGCGTTTCGGTCCACTGATTTTTGTCTGAGTTGGGGGTCTTGAACTTGAAAccattttctctaaaataacatTTCTCCGGAATTTTCGATTACGAtatagctgctgtgcggctttAAAGTGCAGTAGGGCACATTGTGTTTCAAACACACAGTTCTAATCACATTCATTGCGACCTTCAATGTGAAAGTGATACTTTCGATATCGAAGTGAAACTATCTCTTCACTGTCCTTCCATTACACAAGTGGATTTGGATATAACTGTGGTTGTTAGTATCGGATATACTTCATGTATGCAAAACATGTATTAAAGTAAATTTAGTCGAATCGCTCAATGGATTTCTAAGAAGGGTCATGTTAAATAATCATCTTAAGCAAAATCATTTCTTACATATTATTCATTCAAACCGAAGCAAatttttcgttttctttttaCGATTTCAGCAATCATAGTGCATTCTTATAAAAAAGGCAATCATAAGCCAGGTATTACGAAAATGGTGTTTTGTAAGTACAAAACACCCTCtgataattgtttaaacatgaaCTAAGTTAGATAAAATCTATGTTGTATGCACTTTGAGCTGTTCTAATcagaaaaatattcttaaaacCATGGTTTATAACGAAATGTAAATTGTATCGACCCATTTACAGTCGGTCGTCATATGCGGCGAACTCATAgttgtttaatgttaaattaatGAGAATGGCGTTTTTTTGTGAACAGTAAATTTAGATTAaacatttcttataaaaaaaacacacttaataaaaacattcataacgAAACGAGTATGGAACAAGACTGTGCATTCCATGAAACACATTTCAATGAAAGGAGATTTATTCAGACAAACGGATGAGTGCTACACCCTGAGCCAAAATTACGAGACAACCAAACAGGTATTTGGATTAATGCAAGAATGTTTGAACCACTTTATGTCGGTATTAACACAGATCAAACTGTGATTTGTAACGAAATTACTTACATTTGATAACCAATGCACACTTTTGGTAGGGTATTGATATGCAGGCCGATGTACAATATAATGTTGGCTTCACATACTGATGAAATTATTCAAAGCTATATGAATGAAATAACTGTTCTTTTCTTTGATTCAGAACACGTGAACGTTTAAGaattacaatattatttttcagTTAAACGcatacaataataacataaattacaTAGTTGGTCAATTAAATGTATGTCGAACATATTTCCGGGCAGCTATTGTATTCCTGTTGGTAAACAAAATAACCTTACTGAACCAGTTTCAGCCACCAATAACCAGGCCCCATGTCATAATGGAATGTAAATGGTTTCAGTCGTAGCTTTCTCATAGAGGATAtgtaagtgcattttatgtccttattaatatattaattatcgATAAAACAGTGCGGATCGTCGGTTTCCCTCGCAAACGGATTACTTTGATTCCATATTGAGGGTAATATGTTCATAAGGCATTATCTTCTCAATATATTGTATCCCTTATTATCGACATATTTATCCTGTATTTACAAGTCACTTTACAACAGTTTTCCATTAGGCAACCACGCACTGTACTTAGCGGTGAATTGTTTTAAATTTCGGTCTCCGTTTTTTTGTGTGACAAAAGCATGTGACTAATGTAGATTTCTTTGAATATTATGCCTTATGACAATTCACTGTTACTTTCGAATAACTTTTCAGCCGTGATTAGAATTTTTCTGTCCAAGATTCAGTGTCGCATGTCAAAGAACCAATTCATGGTCAAAGACAAAATGATATGAACACAGACCGTACCGCTTTGATTGGATAATAACTTTGTCAGGCGTTAATGGATTTTGTAAAAACTTTGCATTTTTCCTTTAAGACAAACATTTAGAAACAATGCGGTCTGTCTGAGCAGTGCGTAAACATTATGCTGAAATTGCTTATGTTcaagacacacacatacaatgtatattgattGCTATACAAAACTGTAGTGAAGTATGAGTAATGCCAGTAAATATTAAGATTTAAAGATCGTTGTTGTTTTCTTTACTTCGTCATTCTTGCAGTTTTTATTTGCCTCGTGCCAACGATCTCATGAATTGCCATTCGTAGGAATGAACCCATATGGCCGATAGTTCATGGTCAACCTATGTGGCCGctgaacaaaataattataaaaaaatatgtgctacatgttttttttctaaataacaaAGGGGAACACGACTGTTAATGTCGTacaatatgtacatgtaggtttAACCATACTGAAGAGACAAATAACAAAAGCTTCGTTTGAAAAAATGGTGTGGGGCTAAATAAACCCTGCTTTTCCTTCGGGTGCTATAAAAGcattaaaaatgtttttctttcatttaacGATGTTTTATGTGCGTAAAATCCGACGAATATCGTATCCGTTACCTGTGGCTTTAATTACGATAGGTTAATAATAGCGTAATATAATAAGACAAAGAAGTCTACCGGTAGCCTAAATATGACATTCAATGAGTGCGACACATTTTAATCTATAAGAAAACAACAAGTAGAACATGTTATAAGTGGGCAGCGGAAGTTTATAAAAAACGATTCCAGAATTACATTTAATACATAACATTCGTTTTAGGCGCATGTCAACTGTGTTTATAAAAATATGAGCACCATTTATATGCCATTCACTACCACAATGTAATATTTATGTGCGTACCTTGCTCATATTAATTGATATTTACCGTTTCTGATTGAACACGTAAATTTAATATTCAAATGTAGCAATTGACCGTATTATTACGTGATACTTAGTCTCTTAAGTCTTTGGAGTTGGAAAAGAACGGAACGAATTataaaagttaatataaaatCATATTCTGAAAAGGATCATGTTTTTTTGTGTTCTTGGCCCTTGTTTCCATACACAATTCCGGATGGCCGCCTGATGACATGTGAGAACATTTGCGTCTTAATTGAATTCAATATAGATTTTGTTCAACGATCTTTCAAAAACTCACCGGCCTAAGTGGTATTGAGCTAATAAACATATAGTGTTGTGGCATTCTCATTTAGATAGATGAAGCATTCGGTAAATGTGCTTCTAGACAACGTTTGTTTGTAGTGTTAATAAGAATGATATCGTTAGGACTACGTGTAAACATAGGTACGTTAAATTGGTGTTGTGTATCGtttcaacaaaaatatatgttacatttatttatatacgtGTAATTAAGATCGACCTATCGAGAATTTGTTGGTTTTAAGAAAGGCCTTTAAACAGTTAACGTTTGTCTATTTAATTTCTTATTAAATTTTTATGAATGCCTTGCTAGTTTAATTTCCGAACAAGtccttttaaaataaatgtatattctatTCAAGTTGTTGACTCGGTTATAATCCAATTCAATCGCAATGTTATGAAACTCATCTTGCTAGTTACGTTGGGGGGAAAAACACAATCGTCTCACCAACTTGTTCAAACCTAACGACGCACAGGTAAATGCTTACGatataattgcaataaaaaatcCACTTTGAACTGATGAACTGATCTGTTTAATATAAAACTGTGTTTAATTTAATGTATAGTATTTTAATAGTTAATGACTTGTATGCGCtttaagtgtttgtttaaaattgaacGAAATAAACATATAGCGTTGGTTGTTCAGTGTTGCCTGTGGTGTTAGGCCTCGTGCGGATGCAGTATTACCGGGAAACGTCTGGGATTCCTAGTGGCGACCCCGTGCTTGTTCTTCAAACTGACAACACACTGCATTGTGCTCTAAAATGTAACAGCTTAGCAGTTTGCCAAGCGTTTAGGTTCGCTAACAGAACGTGTGAGCTGTTTAATGCTTCTTTCGTCCCCTGTCATGGAAGTGGGTGTTTCGCAGTTTTCACAGGTATGTAAACTGTTTAAATGAGAATGACTGGTGTGAGAAAAGGGACTTAATGACTATTTTTTGACAAATGTTGTATATTTCAAAAGTAAGGAATTATATTCAAACAATCAAAGTTAATCGACTGACTGAGGCgtttttggaaaaaaacgtttCTTTAATGGATATTCTTATTTCTAAACAAAACGCTAAAATAGGAAATCGTTAGAAACCCTAATCATAGATTTatcgatatattttttttttaaacctgtaTTATTACATACTATTTGTGTATATAAGTGTATTCTACAGTACTATCCCGAAACACAAAAATAGACtatataataacagtttaaaataattaatatatatttcattagaTAAGAGtgttaataatttaatacaaaactTTACAAAACCTATTGATACAGATTTTCAGGATtgtttaaaaattgtaaaatttaagtataatttcTCTTTCATAAAGTTATAGTTTTGATGTGTTTCAGATATTATCGTAAACATATAAcagttaacacattttaaaacggtattataattaaaagtaaCTCAGTCAACACATTTTGGGTATTCTGTAAATACTAATTTCAGACCGCACACTGTGCCTGATCAACTTGATTCACAAACGACAGGATTTTATATATATCAGACAGTGTTCACAACAATGGAACATATAGTggaattaacattattattagttttatttttcCCATCGTATTGATTGTATCTGATTCTAACCACTATCGCTACAACGACAGGTTCAACCGGTCATTTCACGTGGTTTTGCATATGCTCGTGAACTTCGATGGCATTCCTATTTATTCATTATACTCCATATGACATTCATTCGCATTCGTCGCACTTAAATACATACCATGATGATTGACCGCATTGTTTCAGACCCGGCTTAATAtagtttattataattatacgcTGGACGCATGATACCTCTGTGAGAGCACAGTTTCTCTGACGTTTAACTGTTACATCTTTTAGAGTTTATGGCTGAAAAGTTAATGTGGTAAAATATACTTATGAATTTTATCATGTTCACAAGTCTCCAACTTCTCAGTCCCATGTGTGAGAAATTATCTCCGTGTTTAATACATCATGCATTTGTGAAAGTatgttataatataatacaaaatgtttatGTTTGAATTCTTCACTGGTAGTTAATATATTCAATATGCCGACTTGATTTGATAATGGAAGTACACATATTCGTTGAGAAAATAATCGTTTAAGCTCTTTGTGTAATGGGTTAGCTggcttttgttttattattagacAATAACAATGCAAAGCAGTATCATATCGAAGAACAATTTATTGTCGCATTACACACAATTGAAAACACAAacgatattaaatattttttgtccAACACCCAAAGAACTTGTCAATATGCATTATATTAAGAAAAGTATGGTCATTGAAACCcgttacacattttatattttcaCAGCGGACGGCTGGCCTAGTTGTCCGGATGGGTGGCTGGTATTTGAAGGCTCCTGTTTCATGTTTGGTAACTCGTCCGCAAACTTCACAGCAGCTCAGGTTTGATctcacattttgtttttattcacataATTTGACGCAAACAAATTGATGCTAGAGATTGTTATAACATACTAATTGATGTTGGAGATTGGTATATACATACTAATTGATGCTAGACATTGGTTGACAAACTCCAGTGGAGATAGggctattttattttcaaaattacgtGTTACTTTGAAAACATTGCATGTTTTGCATTTTTGATAATCTGCTCACGTGATCTTCGTTTCATTGCCCGATGAACCATCTACGTGTACAAATTGATAATAGTTATTCATTGAGCGCACCACGTCTTTACCAATAAGTGACCCGATTACGTTattgttttgcaataactttagtGACCTTGCTTTTCATTCGTCAATTAAAAAATGACGCCATTGTTTGGTGACAACACTATGCCGTTTGACGATCATGAAACCAATAGTTAAACGACATTATAACTCCAGCAAATTTTCCACTGTTACCGTTATAGAAAGAAAATGCCGCATTTAAACACATTGCgttgcattttaaaattatattattaaattaaccAACGTATTAACTGGCGAATGTATGCATTAACGCCGTTGGAATATATTCCAAGATTTTACAAACCAATCAAATGCACATAAATGTATTAAATCTTGATACACTAATATTTCGATATAGCAAAATCAACAGTGGATGTTCTATCATGTAATTTACGTTATGTTAAcgtctttttttcaaagaatttctGTAAGTCACATGGAGGGAACCTGATACACGTTAATTCGGCGCCAGAGAACGATTTCGTACGGAGTCATGCTCGCACCCTTCAAGGTATGGACTTACGAACTATTTTCGAACAGATCATGCAAGCCTCTGCTTTGACCTGAACAAACGTAAAACAACTTTAATTATCGTTGTAAAATACGATGGCATAACAAGACAACATAATAACTAGTATCTTTATCAATTTATATCGTGTAGTAAGACACTATACAAAAAGTAAAGCACTTGtttaattgatatatatttgGTATATTGTTGTTCAGGGCGCTTTTGGTTGGCACTTAACCAGCCTGAAGAGGGACACTGGATATGGGTGGACACAAACACAACTGATACGTTTCTGGGTACGCGTGTGTTGTTATGTGTTGATGACATGTCACAGATTTATATCGGGTCTGTAATATGTATATCGTAAACGCTGGTCTTGATTGGTATAACAATGTCGATTGTGTTATAAACTAGGATGGGCCCCAAATGAGCCGGATTGGTCGGCAGGAGAGTGTGCTGTTTTTGAAGGCCAGAAGGACTATCAATGGGCAGACTACCCATGTGTCTATAATGACGTCATTCCGCTATGTGAAATAAGGTTGGTGAACCAGTTAAGGTTGTAATATGTAAATTGCAATATTGCATTTGCATGTTATCGTATGTTCTACATCGTGAATCCTTATATACCTGTGTATGGTTTATGTTTTGTCATGTGTTGTTTAGGTAATTGGTAACTTAAATAAGTAAAATAACAGAATGTTGGGTCTAACTTATAATTTATCTTCTGATATTGTTTCTGGGGAATAATTGttgctaaatattattatgttgtacataaaTCATAGTGAATTATGCATTTCCAAAATAACTCATTATACGAGTGTATGAATGTGTTCTAAGATCGTTAACCAAGATAACTAAATGTCTACAAAATTAAACTTCTATGAAACGAGAAACGCATGCGGGTTCACTATTACGTACATGTGATCGTATTTTTGACATGTGGTACCATTTATAATGAATATAACCCTAActaataatattataatgatacCCATCAAATCAGATTCATTGAAAGCAAATGCATACCAACGAGAACactgtatttgtatatattactTGTTTATTGCACGTACAGGTATTAATTGTTTGCATTAAAGACAATTTAATAATTCTTGATTTATAGTGTATATAACACTGTGGTGCTCCGCTTAGTTGTTTCGCATGAGTTCATTGCGTGACGttgtattttacatgcacacTGTGCGAATGGAATTTATTGTGCACACTCATCGAAAGTTCGAAACAGTTATCTGAACACCGCAAccatgaaatatttcatttattatttacattctTACGATGAAAAACAGCACTGCTATTCACCGATTTTCATTAATTACTCCTTCGTCTATCAAACGTCCCTTTTTCTAACATTTTCCCGAGAACGAAACCAAAAATACACCCATATTTCAGTAAGCTCATTCATATGTCAATAATAAAATCTGTTTCATTACAGTGGCGAATAATCTTTTGGTGTTGTTGGTTAAAATATACCAACAGAAGCATGGTACACTGCGTGATGGAAGAAAACGTTTGTGAATCATTGGAAAAATAATCCGTTCCAGCATtgaaatttgttttgaaaataatatgtttttatttaacctGTGTTCTTGATTTGATGCATTAATCAAGAAATAAAAGTTTCACTATGCATATGATTGTAGTTTTCCTTTCCCGTTGTACTTAATATTGTAAAGGCGATTCGTCAACAATATGTTTCATACCTTACAATTGTTATTAACACAAGTGCGAAAATTTATTGTTCAGATGAATTTGAATAAATCCTAAATACACCGGTATGTCGATATCTCCTTTCAACTGTACGTTTCAGACACGGGACACTTTCGGACTTACGTTTACTCCGATAGAGCTTCTCCGCAATGTCAAAACCTTCTCTGCTCAGCGTGAACATTAAGTATCTTAATTAGAGATTACGAcggtaatataaaataaaaataaaataaaaataatgcttaTAAAGCAGGTATTGCTTGTGCCATAAATAACACTTCATTATGCGGTGTGTCATTACATGAGTAACTGATAAACAAATGCAAAGGTTTACATTAAAAACGGTCCATAACTTTGAATGAACCTTTACACAATAGATAGATTAAGTCAACAGTTGTAACCTTCTACTGCTCTCACAATAAATCTCTGTAGTGGGCAGAATATGGTTGTAATGGAACAAATGCGTCTAACGTAATAAAAGTAAAATCGTAACAGTAAGGAATGGTTTATTGTGAcaagtttattttatgttttcgcTATTCACATTTTTGCATATAAAATCAGTATTTAAAATTGGTATAAGGCTATTAGTTCTAAATgtcatataatttataactgaaaCTGTAGTGCAGTATTGATAATACCAGAAGATAGGTAGctttaaggattttttttttaatttttactttGCCATTCTTGTAGTTGTTTTTGCCCCACGCCAACAATATCAAAAAATGCCTTCTTCAAAATGAACCCATTAGGGCGTCATTGCATGGTCTTACTTTGTGGCCGCCGAAGGAAATAATTCTGAAAAAATAGGTGCAACTTGTTGTTCAAGAAAGAAATTCTGTGAAAATGAAATGTTCGTATAGGAAAAGAACTGACAGTCTGATGATGCTATTTCTTTAACACTGACTGTTTTACGAAACCTTAATAGTTAATGTCGTACAATATGGAGGTTTAACCATACTTAAGAGAAAAAGAGAAAAAGCTTCGTTTCAAACATTGAGTTGGGGCACACTGAACACTGCTCATGCCTTCTGGTGCTATGAACATATTACAAGTATTTTATCTCATTAATACTTTTTTGTGTTTGAAATCTGACGAACATCTTACCAATTGGCTAAGGCTTAAACTTCCATAGTTGAATAATAACAGACAACAAATGTCAGATTTCGCATACCATTTGTATTGCAGTTGTCCGTAATACAATAAGGCAATACATACAT
This sequence is a window from Dreissena polymorpha isolate Duluth1 chromosome 16, UMN_Dpol_1.0, whole genome shotgun sequence. Protein-coding genes within it:
- the LOC127862706 gene encoding alpha-N-acetylgalactosamine-specific lectin-like, with translation MQYYRETSGIPSGDPVLVLQTDNTLHCALKCNSLAVCQAFRFANRTCELFNASFVPCHGSGCFAVFTADGWPSCPDGWLVFEGSCFMFGNSSANFTAAQNFCKSHGGNLIHVNSAPENDFVRSHARTLQGRFWLALNQPEEGHWIWVDTNTTDTFLGWAPNEPDWSAGECAVFEGQKDYQWADYPCVYNDVIPLCEISGE